Proteins co-encoded in one Scatophagus argus isolate fScaArg1 chromosome 11, fScaArg1.pri, whole genome shotgun sequence genomic window:
- the LOC124067504 gene encoding norrin codes for MKPSISVGSSSGLLLFLMCCPLLGWVQSASSNKANDNGHRHLGDTDPDRCMRHHFVETITHPIYKCNSKMVLLARCEGHCSHTTRSDPLISFSSVLKQPFKSTCSCCRPHTSKLKAVRLRCAGGTRITATYRYILACNCEECS; via the exons ATGAAGCCTTCAATCTCTGTGGGCTCCTCTTCTGGCCTGCTGTTGTTCCTGatgtgctgccccctgctgggtTGGGTCCAGTCTGCCAGCAGCAACAAGGCCAATGATAATGGACACCGACACCTGGGAGATACTGATCCAGATCGATGCATGAGGCACCACTTTGTGGAGACCATCACACACCCAATTTATAAGTGCAACTCCAAG ATGGTGTTGCTGGCACGCTGTGAGGGCCACTGCAGCCACACGACTCGCTCTGACCCCCTCATCTCCTTTAGCTCAGTGCTCAAACAGCCCTTCAAGAGCACCTGCTCCTGCTGCCGTCCACACACTTCCAAGCTGAAGGCGGTGAGACTGCGCTGTGCAGGTGGTACTCGCATTACAGCCACTTACAGGTACATCCTTGCCTGCAACTGCGAGGAATGCAGCTGA